In Populus nigra chromosome 1, ddPopNigr1.1, whole genome shotgun sequence, one genomic interval encodes:
- the LOC133699716 gene encoding uncharacterized protein LOC133699716: MECTMVAEETSPKRSIASRLQKRKRSGKIKATVKRLKAEMVEIAEQQKHIREGQKEVREKFEEIEFQCDELKKETFLISQQAASNQKRLNLMFKILKARDENNFHEAASLTQSLRECMRSKTQSNTQVVVDASGAVGKE, from the exons ATGGAATGCACAATGGTAGCCGAGGAAACAAGCCCCAAGAGATCGATTGCGAGCAGGCTTCAG aaaaggaaaagaagtggaaaaataaaagcaacagTGAAAAGGTTAAAAGCTGAGATGGTAGAGATTGCTgaacaacaaaaacatattagagAAGGGCAAAAGGAAGTCAGAGAGAAGTTTGAAGAGATTGAGTTTCAATGTGATGAGCTCAAAAAGGAAACGTTCCTGATATCACAACAGGCTGCAAGCAATCAGAAGCGCCTAAATCTCATGTTCAAAATTTTGAAAGCACGAGATGAGAACAATTTTCATGAAGCTGCCAGTCTTACCCAGTCTCTTCG AGAATGCATGAGAAGCAAAACACAGAGCAATACTCAAGTGGTTGTGGATGCGAGTGGCGCAGTTGGAAAAGAATAA
- the LOC133675606 gene encoding probable methyltransferase PMT20 → MKHKDGKPVSHPDKNSRAVPMAIMFFVLCGFSFYLGGIFCSEKDKIEAKDVAKVVSSPKESSIAPLQIKSTAFPECSSDYQDYTPCTDPKRWKKYGNHRLTFMERHCPPVFERKECLIPPPDGYKPPIKWPKSRDQCWYRNVPYDWINKQKSNQNWLRKEGDKFLFPGGGTMFPRGVGAYVDLMQDLIPEMKDGTIRTAIDTGCGVASWGGDLLDRGILTVSLAPRDNHEAQVQFALERGIPAILGIISTQRLPFPSNAFDMAHCSRCLIPWTEFGGIYLLEVHRILRPGGFWVLSGPPVNYENRWRGWNTTVEEQKSDYEKLQELLTSMCFKLYDKKDDIAVWQKASDNSCYSKLANTDAYPPKCDDSLEPDSAWYTPIRPCVVVPSPKIKKSVMESIPKWPERLHATPERISDIPGGSASAFKHDDSKWKIRAKHYKKLLPALGSDKMRNIMDMNTVYGGFAAAVIDDPLWVMNVVSSYAANTLPVVFDRGLIGTFHDWCEAFSTYPRTYDLLHLDGLFTAESHRCEMKHVLLEMDRILRPTGYAMIRESSYFVDAISTIAKGMRWSCRKEDTEYGVEKEKILICQKKLWYSNQSSR, encoded by the exons ATGAAGCACAAAGATGGAAAACCTGTGTCTCATCCTGATAAAAATTCCAGGGCTGTTCCCATGGCAATAATGTTTTTTGTACTGTGCGGGTTTTCATTCTATCTTGGTGGAATCTTCTGTTctgagaaagataaaattgaggCCAAGGACGTTGCAAAGGTGGTCTCCTCTCCCAAGGAATCGTCCATCGCTCCTCTCCAAATTAAATCCACTGCATTTCCTGAATGTAGCAGTGACTATCAAGACTACACTCCATGCACAGATCCAAAG AGGTGGAAGAAATATGGTAATCATCGGCTTACTTTCATGGAACGCCACTGCCCTCCAGTTTTTGAAAGGAAGGAATGTTTAATTCCACCACCAGATGGGTATAAACCACCAATCAAATGGCCAAAGAGTAGGGATCAATGTTGGTACAG AAATGTACCGTATGATTGGATTAACAAGCAGAAATCTAATCAGAACTGGCTGAGAAAAGAGGGGGATAAGTTCCTCTTTCCTGGTGGGGGAACCATGTTTCCAAGAGGAGTGGGAGCCTATGTCGATTTGATGCAAGATCTTATCCCTGAAATGAAAGATGGAACCATTCGCACTGCCATTGATACTGGGTGTGGG GTTGCTAGCTGGGGAGGTGATCTATTGGATCGTGGGATTCTAACCGTTTCCCTTGCTCCGAGAGATAACCATGAGGCTCAAGTCCAGTTTGCATTAGAACGTGGAATTCCTGCAATTCTTGGCATCATTTCCACACAACGGCTTCCATTCCCATCAAATGCATTTGATATGGCTCATTGCTCCAGATGTCTTATCCCATGGACAGAATTCG GTGGAATTTATCTTTTGGAAGTTCACCGTATACTCCGTCCTGGTGGCTTCTGGGTTCTGTCTGGTCCTCCTGTTAACTACGAAAACCGTTGGCGAGGCTGGAATACTACTGTCGAAGAGCAGAAATCAGATTATGAAAAGTTGCAAGAACTGCTGACTTCAATGTGCTTCAAATTGTACGACAAAAAGGATGATATTGCTGTGTGGCAGAAAGCTTCTGATAATAGTTGCTATAGTAAGCTTGCTAATACTGATGCCTACCCACCCAAGTGTGATGACAGTCTTGAGCCAGATTCAGCATGGTACACTCCAATCCGCCCTTGTGTTGTTGTTCCAAGCccaaaaatcaagaaatcagtTATGGAGTCCATCCCCAAATGGCCAGAGAGGTTGCATGCTACACCTGAACGCATTTCAGATATTCCTGGTGGAAGTGCTAGCGCTTTTAAGCATGATGACAGCAAGTGGAAGATTCGTGCAAAGCACTACAAGAAGTTGCTGCCAGCACTTGGGTCTGATAAGATGAGAAATATAATGGACATGAATACAGTTTATGGGGGTTTTGCTGCAGCTGTGATTGATGATCCCCTGTGGGTCATGAATGTGGTCTCTTCCTATGCTGCCAACACTCTTCCTGTGGTTTTTGACCGTGGCCTCATCGGGACTTTTCATGATTG GTGCGAAGCTTTCTCAACTTACCCTCGAACCTATGATCTCCTTCATCTTGATGGCCTCTTCACTGCAGAAAGCCATAG ATGTGAAATGAAGCATGTGCTTTTGGAGATGGATCGAATCCTACGACCCACCGGTTATGCAATGATACGAGAATCCAGCTATTTCGTTGATGCCATTTCTACCATTGCCAAGGGTATGAGGTGGAGCTGCCGTAAAGAAGACACTGAATATGGAGTTGAGAAGGAGAAAATATTGATCTGCCAGAAGAAACTCTGGTACTCAAACCAAAGTTCAAGGTGA
- the LOC133680808 gene encoding uncharacterized protein LOC133680808 isoform X2: MDFLLEGTNEDTSECHFDDKDIQRCPFLRNINKPTSFSFSPVQGAKGPIFEDGPNFGMAFKLFHGKDGVVPLSNQSSFHDNTLEPEPAPQFNPLAAKAATISLSAFGPGGPFGFGSFNDKWKNQKKKSESASKKEPSSQKGNTSKHEAMGNEWLETGNCPIAKSYRAVSRVLPLVASTLQPPPSMKLRCPPAIVAARAALARTALVKNLRPQPLPAKMLVIALLGMAVNVPLGMWKEHTEKFSLQWFAAVHAAVPFIAMLRKSVLMPKTAMALTIGASILGQIIGSRAERHRLKTVASKDRLKVKTAIAAAVDRYSPSQVSGNAGSNCGTEMSWDPLLIKASGSKSSTSVCF, encoded by the exons ATGGATTTTTTGCTTGAGGGAACAAATGAGGACACATCTGAATGCCATTTTGATGACAAGGACATTCAGAGATGCCCATTTTTGAGGAACATCAACAAGCCAACCAGCTTTTCGTTCTCTCCT GTACAAGGAGCTAAAGGTCCAATTTTTGAAGATGGTCCGAATTTTGGTATGGCGTTTAAGCTCTTTCATGGCAAGGATGGGGTTGTCCCACTCTCAAATCAGTCCAGCTTTCATGATAACACTTTGGAACCTGAGCCTGCACCTCAATTCAATCCCTTAGCTGCAAAAGCTGCCACCATCAGTCTCTCCGCATTTGGTCCTGGTGGACCATTTGGCTTTGGTTCCTTCAACGATAAGTGGAagaatcagaaaaagaaatcagaATCAGCTAGCAAGAAAGAACCATCTTCTCAG aaaGGAAACACATCAAAACATGAGGCAATGGGAAACGAATGGTTGGAAACAGGCAACTGCCCCATAGCTAAGTCCTATAGAGCTGTGAGCCGTGTACTCCCTCTAGTAGCATCGACTCTTCAGCCACCCCCTAGCATGAAGCTTAGGTGTCCGCCTGCTATAGTTGCGGCAAGGGCTGCCCTAGCCCGGACTGCCCTTgttaaaaatttgagacctCAGCCACTACCTGCAAAGATGCTTGTCATTGCTCTGTTGGGCATGGCCGTGAATGTACCGTTGGGCATGTGGAAGGAACACACAGAGAAGTTCTCTCTTCAATGGTTTGCAGCTGTGCATGCAGCTGTGCCCTTCATAGCCATGCTAAGGAAGTCTGTCTTGATGCCAAAAACTGCCATGGCTCTGACCATTGGAGCTTCTATCCTAGGGCAGATTATCGGTTCTAGAGCTGAAAGGCACCGGTTGAAAACTGTGGCTAGCAAGGACAGGTTGAAAGTAAAAACAGCTATTGCTGCTGCCGTTGACAGATACAGCCCAAGCCAGGTCAGTGGCAATGCTGGCAGTAATTGTGGTACAGAGATGTCATGGGACCCTCTTCTTATTAAGGCTAGTGGAAGCAAATCATCTACCAGTGTTTGTTTCTAA
- the LOC133680808 gene encoding uncharacterized protein LOC133680808 isoform X1 — protein MDFLLEGTNEDTSECHFDDKDIQRCPFLRNINKPTSFSFSPVNFLNPVQGAKGPIFEDGPNFGMAFKLFHGKDGVVPLSNQSSFHDNTLEPEPAPQFNPLAAKAATISLSAFGPGGPFGFGSFNDKWKNQKKKSESASKKEPSSQKGNTSKHEAMGNEWLETGNCPIAKSYRAVSRVLPLVASTLQPPPSMKLRCPPAIVAARAALARTALVKNLRPQPLPAKMLVIALLGMAVNVPLGMWKEHTEKFSLQWFAAVHAAVPFIAMLRKSVLMPKTAMALTIGASILGQIIGSRAERHRLKTVASKDRLKVKTAIAAAVDRYSPSQVSGNAGSNCGTEMSWDPLLIKASGSKSSTSVCF, from the exons ATGGATTTTTTGCTTGAGGGAACAAATGAGGACACATCTGAATGCCATTTTGATGACAAGGACATTCAGAGATGCCCATTTTTGAGGAACATCAACAAGCCAACCAGCTTTTCGTTCTCTCCTGTGAATTTCCTTAATCCT GTACAAGGAGCTAAAGGTCCAATTTTTGAAGATGGTCCGAATTTTGGTATGGCGTTTAAGCTCTTTCATGGCAAGGATGGGGTTGTCCCACTCTCAAATCAGTCCAGCTTTCATGATAACACTTTGGAACCTGAGCCTGCACCTCAATTCAATCCCTTAGCTGCAAAAGCTGCCACCATCAGTCTCTCCGCATTTGGTCCTGGTGGACCATTTGGCTTTGGTTCCTTCAACGATAAGTGGAagaatcagaaaaagaaatcagaATCAGCTAGCAAGAAAGAACCATCTTCTCAG aaaGGAAACACATCAAAACATGAGGCAATGGGAAACGAATGGTTGGAAACAGGCAACTGCCCCATAGCTAAGTCCTATAGAGCTGTGAGCCGTGTACTCCCTCTAGTAGCATCGACTCTTCAGCCACCCCCTAGCATGAAGCTTAGGTGTCCGCCTGCTATAGTTGCGGCAAGGGCTGCCCTAGCCCGGACTGCCCTTgttaaaaatttgagacctCAGCCACTACCTGCAAAGATGCTTGTCATTGCTCTGTTGGGCATGGCCGTGAATGTACCGTTGGGCATGTGGAAGGAACACACAGAGAAGTTCTCTCTTCAATGGTTTGCAGCTGTGCATGCAGCTGTGCCCTTCATAGCCATGCTAAGGAAGTCTGTCTTGATGCCAAAAACTGCCATGGCTCTGACCATTGGAGCTTCTATCCTAGGGCAGATTATCGGTTCTAGAGCTGAAAGGCACCGGTTGAAAACTGTGGCTAGCAAGGACAGGTTGAAAGTAAAAACAGCTATTGCTGCTGCCGTTGACAGATACAGCCCAAGCCAGGTCAGTGGCAATGCTGGCAGTAATTGTGGTACAGAGATGTCATGGGACCCTCTTCTTATTAAGGCTAGTGGAAGCAAATCATCTACCAGTGTTTGTTTCTAA
- the LOC133681846 gene encoding replication protein A 70 kDa DNA-binding subunit E-like, with the protein MKTDDDRIIIVLELALIAEGCVLIGNPVSAQKSSGPPSSSGDQPGRVNASLQSFEAAAGSPGSVPSSGLYANQNAGFRNPRSETPQPHMGGYSCPPQSAYQEPSLMYSNRGSVARKEAPPRIVPITALNPYHGRWTIKARAMTKGELRHYNNTRGDSEVLSSDLLDCDGGEIRATCSNQVADQFYNQIEAGRIYLISKGNLKPAQKNFNHLRHDLEIFLESTSTIQLCFEDDSTIPSQQSHFRTVSDIEDMEKNNSVVNLIGVV; encoded by the exons ATGAAAACTGATGATGATAG GATTATTATTGTTCTTGAATTGGCTCTGATAGCAGAAGGATGTGTGCTAATTGGAAATCCGGTATCGGCTCAAAAATCTTCAGGGCCTCCATCATCATCAGGTGATCAACCAGGAAGAGTCAATGCAAGTCTTCAGTCATTTG AAGCTGCTGCTGGATCACCTGGATCAGTTCCATCAAGTGGGTTGTATGCTAATCAGAATGCAGGCTTCCGCAACCCTAGATCAGAAACTCCACAGCCTCATATGGGCGGTTATTCTTGCCCCCCGCAGTCAGCATACCAGGAACCATCTCTGATGTACAGTAACAGAGGATCAGTTGCCAGGAAAGAAGCTCCTCCTAGGATCGTTCCAATTACTGCATTGAATCCATACCATGGTAGGTGGACAATTAAGGCCAGGGCGATGACAAAAGGAGAACTCAGGCACTATAATAATACTCGTGGGGATAGCGAAGTTCTCTCCTCTGATCTTCTTGATTGTGATGGTGGAGAAATCAGAGCAACCTGCTCTAATCAAGTGGCTGACCAATTCTACAACCAGATTGAAGCTGGAAGGATTTATTTGATTTCCAAGGGAAATTTAAAACCTGCTCAAAAGAATTTCAATCACCTCCGTCATGATCTTGAAATTTTCCTGGAGAGCACTTCAACCATACAGCTGTGCTTTGAGGATGACAGCACAATTCCAAGTCAGCAATCTCATTTCCGTACCGTAAGTGATATTGAAGACATGGAGAAGAACAATAGTGTTGTTAATCTTATTGGCGTGGTATAA
- the LOC133679556 gene encoding large ribosomal subunit protein eL13z, translating into MVKHNNVVPNGHFKKHWQNYVKTWFNQPARKTRRRIARQKKAVKIFPRPTAGPLRPIVHGQTLKYNMKVRAGRGFSLEELKAAGIPKKLAPTIGIAVDHRRRNRSLEGLQTNVQRLKTYKAKLVVFPRRARKSKAGDSAPEELATATQVQGHFMPIVREKPSVELVKVTEEMKSFRAYDKLRAERTNARHVGVRLKRAAEAEKEEKK; encoded by the exons ATGGTTAAGCATAACAATGTTGTGCCCAATGGTCACTTCAAGAAGCACTGGCAAAACTATGTCAAGACATGGTTTAACCAACCTGCTCGGAAGACCCGCAGACGCATTG CTCGTCAGAAGAAGGCTGTCAAAATCTTTCCCCGGCCTACAGCTGGACCTCTTCGACCCATTGTACATGGCCAGACTTTGAAGTATAATATGAAAGTGAGAGCTGGTAGGGGGTTTTCTCTTGAAGAACTCAAG GCTGCTGGTATTCCAAAGAAACTAGCTCCCACAATAGGAATTGCTGTTGATCACCGTCGTAGGAATCGCTCCTTGGAGGGTCTCCAAACTAATGTTCAGAGGCTGAAAACATACAAGGCCAAATTGGTCGTCTTTCCGAGACGCGCTCGCAAGTCCAAG GCTGGTGATTCTGCTCCTGAGGAACTGGCAACTGCTACCCAAGTGCAAGGACATTTTATGCCTATTGTACGCGAGAAGCCATCTGTGGAGCTTGTGAAGGTCACTGAAGAGATGAAGTCATTCAGGGCTTATGACAAGCTCCGTGCAGAGCGTACAAATGCACGCCATGTTGGTGTCAGGTTGAAGAGGGCTGCAGAAGctgaaaaggaagagaagaagtAG